Proteins encoded in a region of the Anas acuta chromosome 13, bAnaAcu1.1, whole genome shotgun sequence genome:
- the GPR174 gene encoding probable G-protein coupled receptor 174 — protein MENSSTCSNSTNLKPYYAATYTFILIPGLIGNVLALWVFYGYMKETKRAVIFMINLAIADLSQVLSLPLRIFYYLTGTWEFGSGLCMFCFYLKYVNMYASIYFLVCISVRRLLFLMYPFRFSDCKRICDVYISIAGWIVVCIGCLPFPLLRSEEAKGANKCFVDLPVREVDLPTAIAMMTLGELVGFITPLFIIVYCSWKTILSLKEKNVASPDLGEKKKALKMILTCALVFLICFAPYHISFPLDFFVKTKKIKNCRVQEVISLFHAVALCLASLNSCVDPILYYFTTDEFRRRLSRQELQESVQLHSHSCGKKHSQATLQEEATDC, from the coding sequence ATGGAGAACAGCTCAACCTGCTCCAACAGCACCAACCTCAAGCCCTACTATGCAGCTACGTACACTTTCATCCTCATCCCTGGACTAATAGGAAATGTATTGGCTTTGTGGGTCTTCTACGGGTACATGAAAGAGACTAAACGGGCCGTAATATTTATGATCAATTTAGCCATTGCTGACTTATCGCAGGTTTTATCCTTGCCTCTGAGGATTTTCTACTACTTGACTGGGACATGGGAGTTTGGATCAGGCCTCTGCATGTTTTGCTTCTACCTGAAGTATGTCAATATGTACGCCAGCATCTACTTCTTGGTTTGCATCAGCGTGAGGCGGCTTTTGTTTCTTATGTACCCCTTCAGATTCAGCGACTGCAAACGCATTTGTGATGTGTACATCAGCATTGCTGGGTGGATCGTGGTCTGCATTGGCTGTTTGCCTTTCCCTCTGCTGAGAAGCGAAGAAGCAAAAGGTGCAAACAAGTGCTTTGTGGACCTCCCCGTGCGGGAAGTTGACCTTCCCACTGCCATTGCAATGATGACGCTAGGGGAATTGGTGGGATTCATAACACCCCTTTTTATCATCGTATACTGCTCGTGGAAAACCATCttgtcattaaaagaaaaaaatgttgcttcgCCTGatcttggagagaaaaaaaaggctttgaagaTGATTCTCACCTGCGCTCTGGTATTTCTGATTTGCTTTGCGCCTTACCATATCAGCTTCCCGCTGGATTTCTTCGTCAAAaccaaaaagattaaaaactgcCGCGTCCAGGAGGTGATCTCCCTGTTTCACGCTGTGGCCTTGTGCCTTGCCAGCCTCAACTCCTGCGTGGACCCCATCCTCTACTACTTCACTACGGACGAGTTCCGGAGGCGGCTGTCCCGGCAGGAGCTCCAGGAGAGCGTGCagctgcacagccacagctgcGGCAAGAAGCACTCCCAGGCCACGCTGCAGGAGGAGGCCACCGACTGCTAG
- the LOC137863640 gene encoding putative P2Y purinoceptor 10 isoform X1: MWGNTERFGASQHLFLLPAESLHPPESTTERGDSAEMESNASSGNCTHPQMAFQSTLYAATYTIIFIPGLLANSAALWVLCRFISKKSKAVIFMINLAVADLAHVLSLPLRMYYYINHTWPFGSFLCQVCFYLKYLNMYASICFLTCISIQRYLFLLHPFRAKDWKRRYDAAISAAVWLFVGAACLPLPIVRSPALSNSTNTCFSDLAVKQLAPGASIALVTVAELFGFVIPFGIIACCTWKMRQSLRECQTELQNASEKQRALRMVLMCAAVFFICFTPYHINFPLFMMVIENIITDCAVHRSTLRFHPISLCLASLNCCLDPVLYYFMTSEFQDQLLRHSCAALRARLARSRSSFSVVDAGHDIRTKPRNLPRFGLWSLPKLFGRINSMEIPPVPPDELLLESIS, encoded by the coding sequence ATGTGGGGCAACACTGAGAGGTTTGGGGCATCACAGCACTTGTTTTTGCTCCCTGCAGAAAGCCTCCACCCGCCTGAATCCACCACGGAGCGAGGAGACTCGGCCGAGATGGAGAGCAACGCGTCCTCTGGGAACTGCACCCACCCGCAGATGGCCTTCCAGTCCACGCTGTACGCAGCCACCTACACCATCATCTTCATCCCCGGCCTGCTGGCCAACAGCGCTGCCCTGTGGGTCCTGTGCCGCTTCATCAGCAAGAAGAGCAAAGCCGTCATCTTCATGATCAACCTGGCCGTGGCCGACCTGGCCCACGTCCTCTCGCTGCCGCTGCGGATGTATTACTACATCAACCACACGTGGCCCTTCGGGAGCTTCCTCTGCCAGGTCTGCTTCTACCTGAAGTACCTCAACATGTACGCCAGCATTTGCTTCCTCACCTGCATCAGCATCCAGCGGtacctcttcctcctccacccctTCAGAGCCAAGGACTGGAAGCGCCGCTACGACGCGGCCATCAGCGCGGCCGTCTGGCTCTTCGTGGGGGCcgcctgcctgcccctgcccatCGTGAGGAGCCCGGCCCTGTCCAACAGCACCAACACCTGCTTTTCGGACCTGGCCGTGAAGCAGCTGGCGCCGGGAGCCTCCATCGCGCTGGTGACGGTGGCGGAGCTCTTTGGCTTCGTCATCCCCTTCGGCATCATCGCCTGCTGCACGTGGAAGATGAGGCAGTCGCTGCGGGAGTGCCAGACAGAGCTGCAAAACGCCAGCGAGAAGCAGCGAGCGCTGCGGATGGTCCTGATGTGCGCCGCCGTCTTCTTCATCTGCTTCACCCCCTACCACATCAACTTCCCCCTCTTCATGATGGTGATCGAGAACATCATCACGGACTGCGCCGTGCACAGGAGCACGCTGCGCTTCCACCCCATCTCCCTCTGCCTCGCCAGCCTCAACTGCTGCCTGGATCCCGTCCTCTACTACTTCATGACCTCCGAGTTCCAGGACCAGCTGCTGCGGCACAGCTGTGCCGCCCTGCGGGCTCGCCTCGCGCGCAGCCGCAGCAGCTTCTCCGTGGTGGATGCCGGCCACGACATCCGCACCAAGCCGAGAAACCTGCCCCGCTTCGGGCTTTGGTCCCTCCCCAAGCTCTTCGGCCGGATAAACAGCATGGAAATccccccggtgccgcccgacGAGCTCCTCCTGGAGTCCATCTCTTGA
- the LOC137863640 gene encoding putative P2Y purinoceptor 10 isoform X2 — MESNASSGNCTHPQMAFQSTLYAATYTIIFIPGLLANSAALWVLCRFISKKSKAVIFMINLAVADLAHVLSLPLRMYYYINHTWPFGSFLCQVCFYLKYLNMYASICFLTCISIQRYLFLLHPFRAKDWKRRYDAAISAAVWLFVGAACLPLPIVRSPALSNSTNTCFSDLAVKQLAPGASIALVTVAELFGFVIPFGIIACCTWKMRQSLRECQTELQNASEKQRALRMVLMCAAVFFICFTPYHINFPLFMMVIENIITDCAVHRSTLRFHPISLCLASLNCCLDPVLYYFMTSEFQDQLLRHSCAALRARLARSRSSFSVVDAGHDIRTKPRNLPRFGLWSLPKLFGRINSMEIPPVPPDELLLESIS, encoded by the coding sequence ATGGAGAGCAACGCGTCCTCTGGGAACTGCACCCACCCGCAGATGGCCTTCCAGTCCACGCTGTACGCAGCCACCTACACCATCATCTTCATCCCCGGCCTGCTGGCCAACAGCGCTGCCCTGTGGGTCCTGTGCCGCTTCATCAGCAAGAAGAGCAAAGCCGTCATCTTCATGATCAACCTGGCCGTGGCCGACCTGGCCCACGTCCTCTCGCTGCCGCTGCGGATGTATTACTACATCAACCACACGTGGCCCTTCGGGAGCTTCCTCTGCCAGGTCTGCTTCTACCTGAAGTACCTCAACATGTACGCCAGCATTTGCTTCCTCACCTGCATCAGCATCCAGCGGtacctcttcctcctccacccctTCAGAGCCAAGGACTGGAAGCGCCGCTACGACGCGGCCATCAGCGCGGCCGTCTGGCTCTTCGTGGGGGCcgcctgcctgcccctgcccatCGTGAGGAGCCCGGCCCTGTCCAACAGCACCAACACCTGCTTTTCGGACCTGGCCGTGAAGCAGCTGGCGCCGGGAGCCTCCATCGCGCTGGTGACGGTGGCGGAGCTCTTTGGCTTCGTCATCCCCTTCGGCATCATCGCCTGCTGCACGTGGAAGATGAGGCAGTCGCTGCGGGAGTGCCAGACAGAGCTGCAAAACGCCAGCGAGAAGCAGCGAGCGCTGCGGATGGTCCTGATGTGCGCCGCCGTCTTCTTCATCTGCTTCACCCCCTACCACATCAACTTCCCCCTCTTCATGATGGTGATCGAGAACATCATCACGGACTGCGCCGTGCACAGGAGCACGCTGCGCTTCCACCCCATCTCCCTCTGCCTCGCCAGCCTCAACTGCTGCCTGGATCCCGTCCTCTACTACTTCATGACCTCCGAGTTCCAGGACCAGCTGCTGCGGCACAGCTGTGCCGCCCTGCGGGCTCGCCTCGCGCGCAGCCGCAGCAGCTTCTCCGTGGTGGATGCCGGCCACGACATCCGCACCAAGCCGAGAAACCTGCCCCGCTTCGGGCTTTGGTCCCTCCCCAAGCTCTTCGGCCGGATAAACAGCATGGAAATccccccggtgccgcccgacGAGCTCCTCCTGGAGTCCATCTCTTGA
- the P2RY10 gene encoding putative P2Y purinoceptor 10 yields the protein MTHTPFTAPNVSSSPNMTQSNWTCSDSNVTYKSTLYAATYTMIFIPGLLANSAALWVLCRFISKKSKAVIFMINLAVADLAHVLSLPLRIYYYINRMWPFGKFLCLLCFYLKYLNMYASICFLTCISIQRYFFLYQPFRAKDWKRRYDVAISAAVWLFVGAACSPFPIMRSYVNNSETCFADLEVRQIQSNVATVAMTVTAELFGFIGPLIIILFCTWKTKDSLRDFQIPLQNNNERRKALRMVSMCAIVFFVCFAPYHINFFFYMMVKENVITDCLLRSITLHTQPFCLALASLDCCLDPILYFFMTSEFQDQISRHSSMVIRSRLMSKESASSIKE from the coding sequence ATGACCCACACTCCATTTACTGCGCCAAATGTTTCCAGCAGCCCCAACATGACGCAGAGCAACTGGACCTGCTCTGATTCCAATGTAACGTACAAATCCACCCTGTACGCAGCCACCTACACCATGATCTTCATCCCCGGCCTGCTGGCCAACAGCGCTGCCCTGTGGGTCCTGTGCCGCTTCATCAGCAAGAAGAGCAAAGCCGTCATCTTCATGATCAACCTGGCCGTGGCCGACCTGGCCCACGTCCTCTCGCTGCCGCTGCGAATATACTATTACATCAACCGCATGTGGCCTTTTGGGAAATTCCTTTGCTTACTGTGCTTCTATCTAAAGTACCTCAACATGTACGCCAGCATTTGCTTCCTCACCTGCATCAGCATCCAGCGGTACTTTTTCCTGTACCAGCCGTTCAGAGCCAAGGACTGGAAGCGGCGCTACGACGTAGCCATCAGCGCGGCCGTCTGGCTCTTCGTGGGGGCGGCGTGCTCTCCGTTCCCCATCATGCGGAGCTACGTAAACAACTCCGAAACCTGCTTTGCGGACCTCGAGGTCCGACAGATTCAAAGCAATGTGGCCACTGTGGCGATGACGGTCACAGCGGAGCTCTTTGGGTTCATTGGCCCCCTCAtcattattttgttctgtaCTTGGAAAACAAAGGACTCTCTTCGGGACTTCCAGATACCACTGCAAAACAACAACGAGAGGCGGAAAGCTTTAAGGATGGTTTCCATGTGTGCCATTGtgttctttgtgtgttttgcaCCGTATCACATCAACTTCTTTTTCTACATGATGGTGAAAGAGAACGTTATCACAGATTGCCTCCTGCGTAGCATCACGCTCCACACCCAACCCTTTTGCTTAGCTCTTGCAAGCCTGGACTGCTGTTTGGATCCaatcctgtatttttttatgaCTTCAGAGTTTCAGGACCAGATATCAAGACATAGCAGCATGGTCATCAGGAGTCGGCTCATGAGCAAAGAGAGTGCCTCATCAATTAAGGAATGA